In Niveispirillum cyanobacteriorum, the following proteins share a genomic window:
- a CDS encoding dienelactone hydrolase family protein: protein MPDVSIQSPDGSFGAYLAAPASGKGPAMIIIQEIFGVNANLRAIADKYAAAGYFAIAPDLFWRQEPGVQITDQTEAEWQKAFQLYQGFNEVKGVEDLATTLSFIRQYPGVTGKVGCVGFCLGGKLAYLMATRTDIDASVSYYGVGIDKDIGEVSAITKPLLLHIAGQDGFVPPDAQNAIKEAVAGNFLVEVHVYPERDHAFTRIGGKHYHDGDAQLAHGRSAEFLAKHLG from the coding sequence ATGCCCGACGTTTCAATCCAGTCGCCCGACGGCAGCTTTGGCGCTTATCTGGCCGCCCCGGCCAGCGGCAAGGGCCCGGCCATGATCATCATCCAGGAAATTTTTGGCGTGAATGCCAACCTGCGCGCCATTGCCGACAAGTATGCCGCCGCCGGCTATTTCGCCATTGCGCCCGACCTGTTCTGGCGTCAGGAGCCGGGCGTGCAGATCACCGATCAGACCGAAGCCGAATGGCAGAAAGCGTTTCAACTGTATCAGGGCTTTAATGAGGTGAAGGGGGTGGAGGATCTGGCCACCACCCTGTCCTTCATCCGTCAGTATCCTGGTGTCACGGGCAAGGTCGGCTGCGTCGGCTTCTGCCTGGGTGGCAAGCTGGCCTATCTGATGGCAACGCGCACCGATATTGATGCTTCCGTCTCCTATTACGGGGTTGGCATCGACAAGGATATCGGGGAAGTGTCAGCCATCACCAAGCCGCTGCTGCTGCACATTGCCGGACAGGACGGTTTCGTGCCGCCCGACGCGCAGAACGCCATCAAGGAGGCCGTGGCCGGCAATTTCCTGGTCGAGGTGCATGTCTATCCGGAGCGCGACCATGCCTTCACGCGCATCGGCGGCAAGCATTATCATGATGGCGACGCGCAGCTAGCCCATGGCCGCTCCGCCGAGTTCCTGGCGAAGCATCTGGGCTGA
- a CDS encoding quinone oxidoreductase family protein codes for MTHAIIVEQTGGPVVLRWQRATVGKPGPGQALIRHTAIGLNFIDVYYRTGLYPTPLPFTPGMEGAGIVEAVGEGVIDLAPGDRVGYGQSPLGAYAETRLIPADKLIKLPEWIGDDMAAAMLLQGLTAQYLLRQTFHVKQGDTILIHAAAGGVGSLACQWANALGAIVIGTVGSAEKAALATANGCHHVILYREEDMVARVREITGGQGVDVVYDGVGKDTFDRSLDCLRRRGLMVSYGNASGAVPPFDIGLLNRKGGLFLTRPSVQHYAGTRAELLSMADDLFAVVKTGKVKVQVNQRFALHAAADAHRALEARATTGATVLIP; via the coding sequence ATGACGCACGCCATCATCGTCGAACAGACCGGCGGGCCGGTGGTTCTGCGCTGGCAGAGGGCTACGGTCGGTAAACCGGGGCCGGGACAGGCCCTGATCCGGCACACGGCCATCGGCCTGAACTTCATTGATGTCTATTACCGCACCGGCCTTTACCCGACGCCCTTGCCCTTCACGCCGGGCATGGAAGGGGCAGGTATTGTGGAGGCGGTGGGCGAGGGGGTCATTGACCTGGCCCCCGGCGATCGGGTTGGTTACGGCCAATCCCCCCTGGGCGCCTATGCCGAAACCAGGCTGATCCCGGCGGACAAGCTGATCAAACTGCCCGAATGGATTGGGGATGACATGGCGGCCGCCATGCTGCTGCAGGGGCTGACGGCGCAGTATCTGCTGCGCCAGACGTTCCACGTGAAACAGGGTGATACCATCCTGATCCATGCGGCCGCTGGCGGGGTCGGATCACTGGCCTGCCAATGGGCGAATGCCCTGGGTGCCATCGTCATCGGCACGGTGGGATCGGCGGAGAAGGCGGCACTGGCCACGGCCAACGGCTGCCACCATGTCATCCTCTACCGGGAGGAGGATATGGTGGCCCGCGTGCGGGAGATCACGGGCGGCCAGGGCGTGGATGTCGTCTATGACGGCGTCGGCAAGGATACGTTCGACCGCTCTCTGGATTGTCTGCGGCGGCGCGGATTGATGGTGAGCTATGGCAATGCCTCTGGTGCAGTCCCGCCCTTTGATATCGGCCTGTTGAACCGCAAGGGCGGCCTGTTCCTGACCCGCCCATCAGTGCAGCACTATGCCGGCACGCGCGCCGAACTCCTATCCATGGCCGATGACCTGTTTGCCGTCGTGAAGACCGGAAAGGTGAAGGTACAGGTCAATCAGCGCTTCGCCCTTCACGCCGCCGCCGATGCCCACCGCGCGCTGGAGGCACGGGCGACCACGGGTGCGACGGTACTGATCCCCTGA
- a CDS encoding DUF885 domain-containing protein produces the protein MGGSGNQPVIGRRGFFCSCCGLAAWSIAGAMLSGPARATGTDPALDAFFAECFARQAAKSPELRTSLGLPGDQGSWDDLSDAALAADDAALRADLATLRRDFPDAKLSADGRLNKALWEYQAEAKLAAARWRGNDYPADHFNGRHSEIIDTLTTYHPIRDKVGAQSWLARVTRIDQPVDQLVRALRERADKGVIAPRFSMEKALAATRAVLTGRPFVSGATEETALLAGFRRKVEALDLSAADKAGLVSEANSLLATRFAPAWTRLASAMEAVLSKADDRDGVWKLPDGDAYYQHCLSRHTTLPLKAADVHALGLAEVKRIHAEMETIKDKVGFKGDLQAFNQFLRTDRQFYFADDDAGREAYIKGANLILDRVKGVLDGQFNLKPKAPLVVQRFERYREASSTIARYSQPATDGSRPGIYYVNLSNMKEMPIWQMEVLAFHEGIPGHHMQIALAQEATGLPDFRRHDFHTAYVEGWGLYSERLPKELGFYADPYSDFGRLTFSLWRALRLVMDTGIHAKRWTRAQAIDYFVANSAFTREVAEREVDRYIVYPGQACAYYVGMQKILELRERAKKRLGSRFDIKRFHDTVLGNGSVPLTVLEQVVEGWIKSV, from the coding sequence ATGGGTGGAAGCGGCAATCAACCGGTCATCGGTCGCCGTGGCTTTTTCTGTTCCTGCTGCGGTCTGGCCGCCTGGAGCATTGCGGGGGCTATGTTGAGCGGGCCGGCACGGGCCACCGGAACCGACCCGGCCTTGGACGCATTCTTTGCCGAATGCTTTGCCCGTCAGGCCGCGAAATCCCCGGAACTGCGCACCTCCCTGGGGCTTCCGGGTGATCAGGGGTCCTGGGACGACCTCTCTGATGCTGCGCTGGCCGCCGATGACGCGGCCCTGCGGGCCGATCTTGCCACCCTGCGTCGCGATTTCCCCGACGCCAAATTGTCCGCCGACGGTCGGCTGAACAAGGCGCTGTGGGAGTATCAGGCAGAGGCGAAGCTGGCGGCTGCGCGCTGGCGTGGGAATGACTATCCCGCCGACCATTTCAATGGCCGCCACAGTGAGATCATCGACACCCTGACCACCTATCACCCGATCCGGGACAAGGTGGGTGCGCAGTCCTGGTTGGCGCGCGTGACCCGCATCGACCAGCCCGTGGACCAGTTGGTCCGGGCGCTGCGGGAACGTGCGGACAAGGGCGTCATCGCCCCGCGCTTTTCCATGGAGAAGGCACTGGCCGCCACCCGCGCGGTCCTGACGGGCCGGCCCTTTGTCTCCGGTGCGACGGAGGAGACGGCATTGCTGGCCGGGTTCCGGCGCAAGGTGGAGGCGCTGGACCTGTCCGCCGCTGACAAGGCGGGGCTGGTGTCAGAAGCTAATAGCCTGCTCGCCACGCGCTTCGCGCCCGCCTGGACCCGTCTGGCCAGCGCCATGGAGGCTGTACTGAGCAAGGCCGACGACCGCGATGGAGTGTGGAAGCTGCCTGATGGCGATGCCTATTACCAGCATTGCCTGTCCCGCCATACCACCCTGCCCCTGAAGGCTGCTGATGTTCATGCGCTGGGCCTGGCGGAGGTGAAGCGCATCCATGCGGAGATGGAGACGATCAAGGATAAGGTCGGCTTCAAGGGCGATCTTCAGGCCTTCAACCAGTTCCTGCGCACCGACCGCCAGTTCTATTTCGCAGACGATGATGCAGGCCGCGAGGCCTATATCAAGGGGGCCAACCTGATCCTGGATCGGGTCAAGGGGGTGCTGGACGGGCAGTTCAACCTGAAACCCAAGGCCCCGCTGGTGGTGCAGCGGTTTGAACGTTACCGCGAGGCCAGCTCCACCATCGCACGCTATAGCCAGCCAGCCACCGATGGGTCCCGACCCGGCATCTATTATGTCAACCTCTCCAATATGAAGGAGATGCCGATCTGGCAGATGGAGGTTCTGGCCTTCCATGAAGGCATTCCCGGCCATCATATGCAGATCGCTCTGGCGCAGGAGGCGACGGGCCTGCCGGACTTTCGCCGGCATGATTTCCATACTGCCTATGTGGAGGGTTGGGGCCTTTATTCGGAACGGCTGCCCAAGGAACTGGGCTTCTATGCCGATCCCTATTCCGACTTTGGACGCCTGACCTTTTCCCTATGGCGGGCGCTGCGTCTGGTCATGGATACGGGGATCCATGCCAAGCGTTGGACGCGGGCGCAGGCCATCGACTATTTCGTGGCCAATTCCGCCTTCACGCGGGAGGTGGCGGAACGCGAGGTCGACCGCTACATCGTCTATCCCGGTCAGGCCTGCGCCTATTATGTCGGCATGCAGAAGATACTGGAACTGCGGGAACGGGCGAAGAAGCGGCTGGGCAGCCGCTTCGACATCAAACGCTTCCACGACACCGTCCTGGGCAATGGGTCGGTGCCACTGACGGTGCTGGAACAGGTGGTGGAAGGCTGGATCAAAAGCGTGTGA
- the gshB gene encoding glutathione synthase, whose translation MTLKVAIQMDPVESINIDTDSSFMMALEAQRRGHALWHYHPRDLALRGNKLFAKVRPMQVRRERGNHHSMGAAEVIDLSIMDLVLMRQDPPFDMAYITATHLLEHIHPKTLVVNDPAAVRNAPEKLFVTHFPDLMPPTVITSSRDEVLAARAEWKDIIVKPLFGNGGSGVFHVKPDDENLGALLETFTQLYREPIIVQKYLPEIRKGDKRIILIDGKPAGAVSRIPQDGEARANFHAGGSAGKTVLTKREQEICEAIGPTLRQQGLLFVGIDVIGDYLTEINVTSPTGIQEINRLDGSALEATLWDAMEARFAATR comes from the coding sequence ATGACCCTGAAGGTCGCCATTCAGATGGACCCGGTTGAGTCCATCAATATCGATACTGACAGTTCCTTCATGATGGCGCTGGAGGCGCAGCGACGTGGCCATGCCTTGTGGCACTACCATCCGCGCGATCTGGCCCTGCGTGGGAACAAGCTGTTTGCCAAGGTCCGGCCCATGCAGGTGCGCCGCGAACGCGGCAATCATCACAGCATGGGTGCTGCGGAGGTGATCGACCTGTCGATTATGGATCTGGTGCTGATGCGCCAGGACCCGCCCTTCGACATGGCCTACATCACCGCCACCCACCTGCTGGAACATATCCATCCCAAGACACTGGTGGTGAATGATCCGGCTGCGGTCCGCAACGCACCCGAGAAGCTTTTTGTCACCCACTTCCCTGACCTGATGCCGCCCACCGTCATCACGTCTTCGCGCGATGAAGTGCTGGCCGCGCGTGCGGAATGGAAGGACATTATCGTTAAGCCCTTGTTCGGCAATGGTGGTTCCGGTGTGTTTCACGTGAAACCGGATGATGAGAATCTGGGTGCGCTGCTGGAAACCTTTACCCAGCTCTATCGGGAGCCGATCATCGTGCAGAAGTATCTGCCGGAGATCCGCAAGGGCGATAAGCGTATCATCCTGATCGATGGCAAGCCCGCCGGCGCCGTATCGCGCATCCCGCAGGATGGTGAAGCGCGCGCCAATTTCCATGCCGGCGGTAGTGCGGGCAAGACTGTGCTGACCAAGCGTGAGCAGGAAATTTGCGAAGCCATTGGTCCCACTCTGCGTCAGCAGGGCCTGCTGTTCGTCGGCATCGATGTCATCGGTGACTATCTGACGGAGATCAATGTCACCAGTCCCACCGGCATTCAGGAGATCAACCGCCTGGATGGCTCCGCCCTGGAAGCCACCCTCTGGGACGCGATGGAAGCGCGCTTCGCCGCCACACGGTGA
- a CDS encoding SirB1 family protein, translating to MTPRQQALDYLRRLGEAEDSDIDVAEAALALAVLDHHTDLTPYRAHLAGLGADLGALMQDVPDGLPDRVAALGRLLAQHGYAGDSETYEDLQNANLIRVIDRRRGLPVSLGILLMSAARAQGWDMLGLNFPGHFLLRLDHAGGRQIIDPFDGASPRGPRELRDMLKQTAGLESELTPDHYAPVSNREVLLRLQNNLKLRHLSTDQPDKALAVIEDMLLFAPQHIGLWRESGLLNAHLGKLTAGIQAFENFLRIGEARGASPQLLDHTRSLLKQLRGRLN from the coding sequence GTGACGCCGCGCCAACAGGCCCTGGACTATCTGCGCCGCCTCGGTGAGGCGGAAGACAGTGATATTGACGTGGCGGAAGCGGCCCTGGCGCTGGCTGTTCTGGACCACCACACCGATCTTACCCCCTATCGTGCCCATCTGGCTGGCTTGGGCGCCGATCTAGGCGCCTTGATGCAGGATGTGCCCGATGGCTTGCCCGACCGTGTCGCGGCCCTTGGCCGGCTGCTGGCGCAGCATGGCTATGCCGGCGACAGTGAAACCTATGAAGACTTGCAGAACGCCAATCTGATTCGCGTCATTGACCGGCGCCGTGGTCTGCCGGTCTCACTTGGCATCCTGCTGATGTCGGCGGCGCGGGCCCAGGGCTGGGACATGCTGGGCCTGAACTTTCCAGGCCATTTCCTGTTGCGTCTGGACCATGCCGGCGGGCGGCAGATCATTGACCCGTTCGATGGTGCCTCCCCGCGCGGCCCGCGCGAGCTGCGGGATATGCTGAAGCAGACGGCGGGTCTGGAATCCGAACTGACGCCTGACCATTATGCCCCGGTGTCGAACCGCGAGGTTCTGCTTCGCCTGCAGAACAATCTAAAGCTCCGCCACCTGTCGACGGATCAGCCCGATAAGGCCCTGGCAGTGATCGAGGATATGCTGCTGTTCGCGCCCCAGCATATTGGCCTTTGGCGTGAATCCGGCCTGTTGAATGCCCATCTGGGCAAGCTGACAGCGGGTATCCAGGCCTTTGAGAATTTCCTGCGCATCGGTGAAGCACGTGGTGCCTCTCCCCAGCTGCTGGACCATACGCGCAGCCTGCTGAAGCAGTTGCGGGGCCGTTTGAATTAA
- a CDS encoding TetR/AcrR family transcriptional regulator, whose protein sequence is MSMTTTVAKSLDSEAAGSRVRQTPKSIATHQRIIEAAIRCFLDIGYHRTTTSEIAKQARVTRGAVQYYFPTTPEVLRATVDHIIQHFTAEYLAATANVAHEGREGLDQGIDALWHAAHSPLWTAWKELEAAARTDAELASIMGPAKAAFAARWEQTAKDLYGSFLVADPVKFEMGRHLAWQFLQALASSRFAPSAEDNDVKVRLLTEFKVLMRQYWGLTG, encoded by the coding sequence ATGTCGATGACGACAACGGTCGCCAAGAGTTTGGACAGCGAAGCCGCAGGGTCCCGCGTAAGGCAAACGCCTAAAAGCATTGCCACGCATCAGCGGATCATTGAGGCGGCCATCCGTTGCTTTCTGGATATCGGGTACCACCGCACCACCACGTCAGAGATCGCCAAGCAGGCGCGGGTGACGCGGGGCGCGGTGCAATATTACTTCCCCACGACCCCGGAAGTGCTGCGCGCCACCGTCGATCATATCATTCAGCATTTCACGGCGGAATATCTGGCCGCCACGGCCAATGTCGCGCATGAGGGGCGGGAAGGGCTGGATCAGGGCATCGACGCGCTGTGGCACGCCGCGCACAGCCCGCTCTGGACCGCCTGGAAGGAGTTGGAGGCCGCCGCACGCACCGATGCGGAACTGGCCTCCATCATGGGCCCGGCGAAGGCCGCTTTTGCCGCACGCTGGGAACAGACGGCAAAGGACCTCTACGGTTCCTTCTTGGTGGCCGATCCGGTGAAGTTCGAGATGGGGCGGCACCTGGCCTGGCAGTTCCTGCAGGCACTCGCCAGCAGCCGTTTTGCGCCCAGCGCCGAGGATAATGACGTGAAGGTCCGGCTGCTGACGGAGTTCAAGGTGCTGATGCGCCAGTATTGGGGTCTGACAGGCTGA
- a CDS encoding DMT family transporter has protein sequence MAWVYLLLAGLFEIGFAVGLKASNGFSRPLPTLVTLICLGISLWLLSLAMRGLPLGTAYAVWTGIGSAGAVLAGMIMAREGFDLGRIFCVLLILAGVAGLKILEK, from the coding sequence ATGGCTTGGGTTTATCTATTGTTAGCCGGCTTGTTCGAAATCGGCTTTGCCGTCGGTTTGAAGGCCAGTAACGGTTTCTCCCGTCCCCTTCCCACCCTTGTGACCCTGATCTGTCTGGGTATCAGCCTGTGGCTGCTGTCGCTGGCCATGCGCGGCCTGCCCCTGGGTACTGCCTATGCCGTCTGGACTGGGATCGGCAGTGCTGGTGCCGTTCTGGCTGGCATGATTATGGCCCGCGAAGGGTTCGACCTTGGCCGCATCTTCTGTGTGCTGCTGATTCTCGCCGGTGTGGCGGGGTTGAAAATCCTGGAAAAATAG
- the ihfB gene encoding integration host factor subunit beta yields the protein MTKSELIQRLAERNPHLYQRDVEKIVTTIFDEITEALARGDRVELRGFGAFSVKRRDARTGRNPRTGESVDVDEKVIPFFKTGKQLRERLNTDE from the coding sequence ATGACCAAGTCGGAACTGATCCAGCGACTGGCCGAACGTAATCCGCATCTCTATCAGCGCGACGTGGAGAAGATCGTCACCACGATCTTTGATGAGATCACAGAGGCACTTGCCCGCGGCGACCGGGTTGAACTGCGCGGCTTCGGTGCTTTTTCCGTAAAGCGCCGCGATGCCCGCACGGGCCGCAACCCGCGCACAGGCGAAAGCGTCGACGTCGACGAGAAGGTGATCCCCTTCTTCAAGACCGGTAAGCAGCTGCGTGAACGTCTTAACACCGATGAATGA
- a CDS encoding malonic semialdehyde reductase, with amino-acid sequence MSHPLSDAALDQLFRTARTYNSFIDKPVSSDTLRQIYDLLRWGPTSANCCPLRIVFLTTAEAKERLRPALSAGNLAKTMSAPVTAILAYDTQFAEHLPRLFPHVDARPWFANPELAFETAFRNSSLQGAYFMLAARAVGLDCGPMSGFDQGKVNAEFFADGRFKVNFICNLGYGDTSTLFDRSPRFDFDDVCQVL; translated from the coding sequence ATGAGTCATCCGCTTTCCGATGCCGCGCTGGACCAGCTTTTCCGCACAGCCCGCACCTATAACAGCTTCATCGACAAGCCGGTGAGCAGTGACACGCTGCGCCAGATCTATGATCTGCTGCGCTGGGGCCCAACCAGCGCAAATTGCTGCCCACTGCGCATTGTTTTCCTGACGACGGCAGAAGCGAAGGAACGTCTGCGCCCGGCTCTGTCTGCCGGCAATCTGGCCAAGACCATGTCGGCACCGGTGACGGCCATTCTGGCCTATGACACGCAGTTCGCCGAGCACCTGCCGCGTCTGTTCCCGCATGTTGATGCACGCCCCTGGTTCGCCAATCCCGAACTGGCGTTTGAGACAGCGTTCCGGAACAGCAGCCTGCAGGGCGCCTATTTCATGCTGGCGGCCCGTGCCGTGGGCCTGGATTGTGGTCCGATGTCCGGTTTCGACCAGGGCAAGGTCAACGCTGAGTTCTTCGCCGACGGCCGCTTCAAGGTGAATTTCATCTGCAATCTGGGCTATGGCGACACCAGCACCCTGTTTGATCGCAGCCCGCGGTTCGATTTCGACGATGTGTGCCAGGTTCTGTGA
- a CDS encoding glucosaminidase domain-containing protein has product MLTDANEGFDSPRATAARIWGMSALFLLLTVILPSTVFISASSRSMDRTAREFLLPVLRPDPGFTVEMASATTRHDPSFKLDAKATLDLFHSREYRIEAVRSGETAVPRLVLTDLPTGMTSLESSDDRKALFVKTLLPLILMANERIEQDRDRLRRLHAVKQGGQVLAPQDRRWLAEVAVRYGLNADGDINTKALLQRVDVVPVSLALAQAAEESGWGTSRFAQKGNALYGQLTFKAEDEGIVPRNRRQGETHRFKSFDDPKGSVESYIHNLNTHRAYAQFRQMRASLRTQDKPIDGLMLVNALGAYSERGEDYVRTIRSLIRVNSLADFDRAVLSADQMEEVLGPRTRAEMARDHGVVPASLRR; this is encoded by the coding sequence ATGCTGACAGACGCGAACGAGGGCTTTGACAGCCCCCGCGCTACGGCTGCCCGCATATGGGGCATGTCCGCCCTGTTTCTGCTGCTCACCGTTATTCTGCCTTCCACCGTGTTCATCAGTGCATCCAGCCGGTCTATGGATCGGACGGCGCGGGAATTCCTGCTGCCCGTATTGCGCCCGGATCCGGGCTTCACGGTGGAAATGGCATCCGCTACGACGCGTCATGACCCGTCCTTCAAACTGGACGCCAAGGCTACGCTCGACCTGTTCCATTCCCGCGAATACCGGATTGAGGCGGTCCGCAGCGGAGAGACGGCTGTGCCGCGTCTGGTTCTAACTGACCTTCCGACGGGCATGACCTCGTTGGAGAGCAGCGACGACCGCAAGGCGCTGTTCGTGAAGACGCTGCTGCCGCTGATCCTGATGGCCAATGAGCGGATCGAACAGGATCGCGACCGGCTGCGCCGGCTGCATGCCGTAAAGCAAGGTGGTCAGGTTTTGGCACCGCAGGATCGCCGTTGGCTGGCTGAAGTTGCTGTACGCTATGGGCTGAATGCCGATGGCGATATCAACACCAAGGCCCTGTTGCAGCGCGTGGACGTGGTGCCCGTCTCCCTGGCGTTGGCCCAGGCGGCGGAGGAGAGTGGCTGGGGTACCTCGCGCTTTGCCCAGAAGGGTAATGCGCTTTATGGCCAGCTGACCTTCAAGGCGGAGGATGAGGGGATTGTACCCCGTAACCGCCGGCAGGGCGAAACCCACCGCTTCAAATCCTTCGATGATCCGAAGGGAAGCGTCGAAAGCTATATCCATAACCTTAACACCCACCGCGCCTATGCCCAGTTCCGTCAGATGCGCGCCAGCCTGCGTACGCAGGACAAGCCCATTGACGGCTTGATGCTGGTCAATGCACTGGGTGCCTATTCGGAGCGGGGGGAAGATTATGTCCGTACCATCCGCTCGCTGATCCGGGTCAATTCGCTGGCCGATTTTGACCGGGCGGTGTTGAGCGCCGATCAGATGGAAGAGGTGCTAGGCCCCCGCACGCGTGCCGAAATGGCCCGCGACCATGGGGTCGTTCCGGCCAGCCTTCGCCGGTAA
- a CDS encoding NifU family protein, whose translation MFIQTEDTPNPATLKFLPGRDVLGTGTADFTDAADAAARSPLADRLFQVDGVTRVFLAGDFVTVTKDDSRDWYVMKPGILGAIMEHFATGKPVLTQVKADDNQVNEDDDEIVAQIKELLDAKVRPAVAQDGGDITFHGFENGVVYLAMKGACAGCPSSTATLKSGIENMLRYYIPEVVEVQQIR comes from the coding sequence ATGTTCATTCAGACCGAAGACACCCCGAACCCGGCCACGCTGAAGTTTCTGCCTGGCCGCGATGTTCTGGGCACCGGTACCGCCGATTTCACCGACGCGGCCGATGCTGCGGCCCGGTCGCCCCTGGCTGATCGGCTTTTTCAGGTCGATGGCGTGACACGGGTTTTCCTGGCCGGTGATTTTGTCACTGTAACCAAGGATGACAGCCGCGACTGGTACGTGATGAAGCCCGGCATCCTGGGCGCCATCATGGAACATTTCGCCACCGGTAAGCCCGTCTTGACCCAGGTCAAGGCGGACGACAACCAGGTGAACGAGGATGACGATGAGATCGTCGCCCAGATCAAGGAGCTGCTGGACGCCAAGGTGCGTCCGGCGGTGGCCCAGGATGGGGGCGACATCACGTTCCATGGTTTTGAGAACGGGGTCGTCTATCTGGCGATGAAGGGAGCCTGCGCCGGCTGCCCCAGCAGTACAGCCACGCTGAAGTCAGGCATCGAGAATATGCTTCGGTATTACATTCCCGAGGTTGTCGAGGTGCAGCAAATCCGATAA
- a CDS encoding ferrochelatase, which translates to MTASFRDRIAVVLMQPGQPAADGLILPYLQALLAAQRHDPPSLPLRPLLGLRARRLARHFRLDDLTSPAEDPMGTELENALWGDGVVRVFTAGLFAPPSPIAIAHDVATFRPDRLVLLPPSPLFSGGLNGIALQTWDRAAKAAGLDVVASALCCHPTDPALLRTLVIRAREVMAPGGTGSLLLVMPGLPWSGGDPLGWQMNRLAAELSRLLDLPAGRVDVARLDVPGFDDAGLPTVEQAIRRTRSVALSILPLSPWPLVRAGWCDYLDEWRDLASVSGILSLTLARPALAEGAELAPLVRQALAGREGICSGFGRRLCPDTHGQCPHKRMAVAAMHGKTMA; encoded by the coding sequence GTGACAGCTTCCTTTAGGGACCGTATCGCTGTCGTCCTGATGCAGCCGGGCCAGCCGGCGGCAGATGGGTTGATTTTACCTTACCTGCAGGCCTTGCTGGCCGCGCAGCGACATGACCCGCCTTCCCTGCCCCTGCGGCCGTTGCTGGGCCTGCGCGCCCGGCGTCTGGCCCGGCATTTCCGTCTGGATGACCTGACCAGCCCGGCGGAAGATCCGATGGGTACGGAACTGGAGAATGCCCTGTGGGGTGACGGGGTCGTACGGGTCTTTACCGCCGGTCTGTTCGCGCCGCCATCACCCATTGCCATCGCCCATGATGTTGCCACCTTCCGGCCTGACCGTCTGGTCCTGTTGCCGCCATCACCGCTGTTTTCCGGTGGTCTGAATGGCATCGCGCTGCAGACCTGGGACCGTGCAGCCAAGGCGGCGGGCCTGGATGTCGTGGCCAGCGCTCTATGCTGCCATCCCACTGACCCTGCCCTTTTGCGAACCCTGGTTATCCGTGCGCGGGAGGTGATGGCACCGGGTGGGACTGGGTCGCTGCTACTGGTCATGCCGGGGCTGCCCTGGTCCGGGGGTGATCCGCTGGGCTGGCAGATGAACCGGCTGGCGGCGGAGCTGTCACGGTTGCTGGACCTGCCTGCAGGCCGGGTTGATGTGGCGCGGCTAGATGTGCCGGGCTTTGATGATGCTGGTCTGCCGACAGTGGAACAGGCCATCCGACGGACACGCAGCGTGGCCTTGTCCATCCTGCCCCTGTCGCCCTGGCCGCTGGTGCGCGCTGGCTGGTGCGATTATCTGGATGAATGGCGGGATCTGGCGTCGGTATCGGGTATCCTGTCGCTCACCCTGGCCCGCCCGGCCCTGGCCGAAGGTGCTGAACTGGCGCCGCTGGTGCGTCAGGCCCTCGCGGGCCGTGAAGGTATCTGTTCCGGTTTTGGACGGCGGCTTTGCCCGGATACCCATGGTCAATGCCCTCACAAGCGCATGGCGGTGGCTGCCATGCATGGGAAGACCATGGCTTGA